In Candidatus Nealsonbacteria bacterium DGGOD1a, one DNA window encodes the following:
- the tnpA gene encoding IS200/IS605 family transposase — protein MEQEKRDIWRWYHNVSECYYHIQITVKYRKALLNEKVIAAIVESLKGFMERYAIEISHVGFDQDHAHILARFLPKYSGDQVIKIIKSITAREVFRQVPEIKKELWGGEFWTDGYYIATISARGNRKVIERYIQNQGRPKDVSQLRLFEL, from the coding sequence ATGGAGCAAGAAAAGCGGGATATCTGGCGTTGGTACCACAATGTTTCCGAATGTTATTACCACATCCAGATTACGGTCAAATATCGCAAAGCATTACTGAACGAAAAGGTGATTGCCGCAATTGTCGAGAGCCTGAAAGGATTTATGGAACGGTACGCCATTGAGATCAGCCATGTGGGATTCGACCAAGACCACGCCCATATTCTGGCAAGATTCCTGCCGAAGTATTCCGGCGACCAGGTTATCAAAATAATAAAAAGCATTACCGCGCGCGAGGTGTTCCGGCAAGTTCCCGAAATTAAAAAAGAACTCTGGGGTGGAGAGTTCTGGACAGACGGCTATTATATCGCTACGATCAGCGCACGCGGTAATAGGAAAGTTATTGAGCGATACATTCAAAACCAAGGCAGACCAAAAGATGTGAGCCAGTTACGATTGTTTGAATTGTAG
- a CDS encoding ATP-binding protein, with translation MYIKRKLEGKINKYLDKPEIIAIMGPRQCGKTTMLKKIFSGLSGANFISFEDRVALGLFNKNIDDFINLYAKNYKYLFIDEFQYSRNGGKKLKYIFDTRKIKILISGSSAIDLSVNAIKYLVGRIFIFNLYPFDFEEFLSYKDRGLNGIYKMSSQKIESGEAPEISAEIHNKFKKYFEEYAVYGGYPRVVISSDSEEKKEVLRNIYNTFFLREVKDVLGLIDDYKLEKLIKGLALQVGNLIDYGELGQLSEFSYPTLKRYMNFLEKTFVSRRILPYFKNKRTEIVKNPKIYFIDTGLRNQIVNDFRPFEQRGDCGQLLENAVFGQLAKKDYGLNYWRDKKKNEMDFILQSEGGNITAVEIKSKTKNSLPRSVGVFEKSYPDSKIIFGCFDSADCRGGGKYLFRPVYLF, from the coding sequence ATGTATATTAAGCGCAAATTAGAGGGTAAGATTAACAAATATCTCGATAAGCCGGAAATTATCGCCATTATGGGTCCGCGGCAGTGCGGCAAAACCACAATGTTAAAAAAGATATTTTCCGGCCTTTCGGGCGCAAATTTTATCAGTTTTGAAGATCGGGTCGCTCTCGGTCTCTTTAATAAGAACATCGATGATTTTATAAATCTTTACGCGAAGAATTATAAATACCTGTTTATTGACGAATTTCAGTATTCGAGAAACGGCGGAAAAAAACTTAAATACATTTTCGATACGCGGAAAATAAAAATTTTGATATCGGGATCGTCGGCAATCGATTTGTCGGTTAACGCGATCAAATATTTGGTCGGGCGTATTTTTATTTTCAATCTTTACCCGTTCGATTTTGAAGAGTTTTTAAGTTATAAAGACCGGGGTTTGAACGGAATATACAAAATGTCAAGCCAAAAGATCGAGAGCGGGGAAGCCCCGGAAATTTCCGCGGAAATCCACAACAAGTTTAAAAAATATTTTGAGGAATATGCCGTTTACGGAGGCTATCCAAGGGTGGTTATTTCTTCCGACAGCGAAGAAAAGAAGGAAGTCCTAAGAAATATTTACAATACATTTTTTTTGCGCGAAGTTAAAGATGTTTTGGGTCTTATTGATGATTATAAATTGGAAAAGCTTATCAAGGGGCTGGCGTTGCAAGTTGGCAATCTGATCGATTACGGAGAGTTGGGCCAATTATCGGAATTTTCATACCCGACTTTAAAACGGTATATGAATTTTTTGGAAAAAACTTTTGTAAGCCGCCGCATTTTGCCGTATTTTAAGAATAAACGCACCGAAATAGTAAAGAATCCCAAAATATATTTTATCGATACCGGGCTTCGCAATCAGATCGTTAATGATTTCCGGCCGTTTGAGCAGAGAGGTGACTGCGGCCAGCTTTTGGAAAACGCGGTTTTTGGCCAGCTGGCGAAAAAAGATTATGGCTTAAATTATTGGCGTGATAAAAAGAAAAATGAAATGGATTTTATTTTGCAATCGGAAGGCGGAAACATAACCGCGGTTGAAATAAAATCAAAAACAAAAAATTCGCTTCCGCGTTCGGTTGGCGTTTTTGAAAAATCATACCCCGATTCCAAAATTATTTTCGGCTGTTTTGATTCGGCTGATTGCCGGGGCGGCGGCAAATATCTTTTTCGTCCGGTTTATTTATTCTAA
- a CDS encoding PrsW family intramembrane metalloprotease yields the protein MSANINFDAALFALANISNAAGSFLIYLAAGVLPCFLWLLFYLRRDRHPEPKREIIWVFGLGALATLPAVLIEIFLINVFGFFGLPGYISLIATNIVAVAFIEEFAKYAAVWIREEAANQNRHLDEPADFVIYMTVAALGFAAVENLLFLLPTVREQLMGSATLLKNGGAAFLISLSLFRSISAILLHTLCSGVIGYHMAAAFCHRERKIGILAAGFFIVSCLHGLYNFSIMESENNILFLFVPLAIILSLSLTLYIQFQWLLRMKSVCNIKNARLKNQNGK from the coding sequence ATGTCCGCGAATATTAATTTTGACGCCGCTCTCTTCGCCCTGGCAAACATATCAAATGCCGCGGGATCGTTTTTGATTTATCTCGCCGCGGGGGTTTTGCCGTGTTTTCTCTGGCTTCTTTTTTATCTGCGGCGCGATCGGCACCCGGAACCGAAAAGGGAAATCATCTGGGTTTTCGGGCTGGGAGCTCTGGCAACCTTGCCCGCGGTTTTAATCGAAATTTTTCTGATCAATGTATTTGGATTTTTCGGCCTGCCCGGATACATCTCGCTGATCGCCACGAATATCGTTGCCGTGGCGTTCATTGAAGAATTCGCCAAATACGCCGCCGTCTGGATAAGAGAGGAAGCCGCCAATCAAAACCGCCATCTGGACGAACCGGCGGATTTTGTAATCTATATGACGGTCGCCGCGCTGGGGTTCGCCGCGGTTGAAAATCTTTTGTTTCTGCTTCCCACGGTGCGAGAACAACTGATGGGAAGCGCCACCCTTCTGAAAAACGGCGGCGCGGCTTTTTTGATATCGCTGTCGCTGTTCCGGTCGATAAGCGCGATTCTGTTGCACACCCTGTGCTCGGGAGTCATCGGCTACCATATGGCCGCGGCGTTCTGCCACAGAGAAAGAAAAATCGGCATATTGGCCGCCGGATTTTTCATTGTCAGTTGCTTGCACGGCCTGTATAATTTTTCTATAATGGAAAGCGAGAACAACATATTGTTTTTGTTTGTCCCGCTGGCAATAATACTGTCGCTGTCCTTGACTCTCTATATCCAATTCCAGTGGCTGTTGCGGATGAAAAGCGTGTGCAACATAAAAAATGCAAGATTAAAAAATCAAAATGGAAAATGA
- a CDS encoding Hsp20/alpha crystallin family protein gives MSFLEKLQKGMRETAPEENAENAGIDNIEESQPQEIAAEAVFASYKSENADISGKNDSRGREPAAVKKTRGRPKKMITANNLDEITETTQPPAEDKAAETKNYSQNDPKKNMANKKIIVADDGAESQWLDNEGRLAVNVYQTENDLVLQSAIAGIKVEDLDVLIEDDVITIKGNRANPLEETGDYFIEECYWGPFSRKIILPAEVDSSRADAAMKDGILTIRIPKIQREKKKKLTIKE, from the coding sequence ATGTCTTTCCTTGAAAAACTGCAAAAGGGAATGCGCGAAACCGCGCCCGAGGAAAACGCGGAAAACGCCGGCATTGACAATATTGAAGAAAGCCAACCGCAAGAAATCGCGGCGGAAGCGGTTTTCGCTTCTTATAAAAGCGAAAACGCGGATATTTCCGGCAAAAACGACTCCCGCGGCCGGGAACCGGCGGCGGTAAAAAAAACCCGCGGCCGGCCGAAGAAAATGATCACCGCCAATAATTTGGATGAAATAACCGAAACAACCCAGCCACCCGCCGAAGATAAAGCGGCGGAAACGAAAAATTACTCTCAAAATGATCCCAAAAAAAATATGGCGAATAAAAAAATAATCGTAGCGGATGATGGCGCCGAAAGCCAGTGGCTGGACAACGAAGGCCGACTCGCCGTCAATGTTTACCAAACTGAAAACGATCTGGTCTTGCAATCGGCGATTGCCGGCATAAAAGTGGAAGACCTTGATGTGCTTATCGAAGACGATGTCATCACCATTAAAGGCAACCGCGCCAATCCCCTCGAAGAAACCGGCGATTACTTTATCGAAGAATGCTATTGGGGTCCATTCTCGCGCAAGATTATCCTTCCCGCGGAAGTTGATTCCTCCCGCGCCGACGCGGCGATGAAAGACGGCATCCTGACCATCCGCATCCCCAAAATCCAACGCGAAAAGAAAAAGAAACTCACCATCAAAGAATAA
- a CDS encoding pilin: MKKIIASLLLSLLMAPALIFAADSITPKADSSLAGDIGKNVKMSDQPLDQTLNTVANYAIGILIIIAVFYVIWAGYTFVTSSGDTEKINTARQRIMFAAIGIVVALLAKGIISLVLSAISNG, from the coding sequence ATGAAAAAAATAATCGCTTCTTTATTGTTAAGTTTATTGATGGCGCCCGCGTTGATTTTTGCCGCTGATTCCATTACGCCGAAAGCCGACAGCAGTTTGGCGGGAGATATTGGCAAAAATGTTAAAATGTCGGATCAGCCGCTTGACCAGACCCTTAACACGGTCGCGAATTACGCGATTGGAATATTGATAATTATCGCGGTATTTTATGTGATCTGGGCCGGTTATACTTTTGTGACATCGTCGGGCGATACGGAAAAGATTAACACGGCGCGGCAGAGAATAATGTTTGCCGCGATCGGCATTGTGGTGGCGTTGCTGGCGAAAGGTATTATTTCGCTGGTTCTCAGCGCGATTAGCAATGGTTAG
- a CDS encoding pilin — MKNFLKKKLIVPAIGLLIPALIFAADTGVGAIGQEVKEVNLEEVLINVRNLFFGAVIIASVFMILWGAFQYVTSSGDEKKTETAKKTITYAVIGLIVAGLAATIVSIATGLSGQGSSTSSGSEQEVEQTE, encoded by the coding sequence ATGAAAAATTTTTTGAAGAAAAAATTGATTGTACCCGCGATCGGATTATTGATCCCAGCTTTAATTTTTGCGGCCGATACCGGCGTCGGCGCGATCGGCCAAGAAGTAAAAGAGGTCAATCTTGAAGAAGTTTTGATCAATGTGCGCAATCTTTTCTTCGGCGCGGTGATTATCGCTTCGGTATTTATGATTCTTTGGGGCGCGTTTCAATATGTCACTTCCAGCGGCGACGAGAAAAAAACCGAAACCGCCAAGAAAACCATCACTTACGCGGTTATCGGTTTGATCGTGGCCGGGTTGGCGGCGACAATCGTGAGCATCGCCACCGGTTTATCCGGCCAAGGGAGTTCAACTTCAAGCGGTTCGGAGCAGGAGGTTGAGCAAACCGAATAA
- a CDS encoding pilin, giving the protein MQYLEKMFSKTVAAAVIGLSCANSALAAEETGDTVTITNPLGDKDLTDIIQGLINFVFGLALLICPIFIIWGGFEIATAAGADTKIKEGRQKITYALVGLVIIALSSTFVAVIKGILGVEGE; this is encoded by the coding sequence ATGCAATATCTTGAAAAAATGTTTTCCAAAACTGTCGCGGCCGCGGTTATTGGTTTATCCTGCGCCAATTCGGCGCTTGCGGCGGAGGAAACCGGCGACACGGTAACGATTACCAATCCTTTGGGCGATAAGGATTTGACCGATATCATCCAAGGATTGATAAATTTCGTTTTCGGACTCGCGCTGCTGATTTGCCCGATTTTCATTATTTGGGGCGGGTTTGAGATCGCGACCGCGGCCGGCGCGGACACTAAAATCAAAGAAGGCCGGCAAAAAATCACTTACGCTTTGGTCGGCTTGGTGATCATCGCGCTCTCGAGCACATTTGTGGCGGTTATCAAGGGAATTTTGGGCGTTGAAGGCGAATAA
- a CDS encoding class I SAM-dependent methyltransferase, whose amino-acid sequence MVSSFVNPRQILAERLQLKRNMLAADFGCGSGEWAAALAEVLVNGKVYAIDLLDESLSAVRSKARIKNLENIEIVKGDVEKLVSRLLANSLDVVLMSNLLFQAGDKKAIFAEAFRVLKTGGKVLAVDWNKNAKNAAIGPADKISPQEVKDIARAAGFALASEFEAGSFHFGMVFEKK is encoded by the coding sequence ATGGTTTCCTCTTTTGTAAATCCCAGACAAATTTTAGCCGAGCGGCTGCAGCTGAAGAGGAATATGCTGGCCGCGGATTTTGGTTGCGGTTCGGGGGAATGGGCGGCGGCGCTGGCCGAAGTTTTGGTGAATGGCAAAGTTTACGCCATTGATTTGCTGGACGAATCGCTGTCGGCGGTGCGCAGCAAGGCTAGGATAAAAAATCTGGAGAACATAGAAATCGTTAAGGGAGATGTTGAAAAATTAGTTTCGCGTTTGCTTGCCAATTCATTGGATGTGGTGTTAATGAGCAACCTGTTGTTCCAGGCCGGCGATAAAAAAGCGATATTCGCCGAGGCATTCCGGGTTTTGAAAACCGGCGGCAAGGTTCTGGCGGTCGACTGGAACAAGAACGCGAAGAACGCGGCAATCGGTCCGGCGGACAAGATATCGCCCCAAGAGGTTAAAGATATCGCCCGGGCCGCGGGCTTTGCCTTGGCAAGCGAATTTGAAGCCGGGAGTTTCCATTTTGGCATGGTTTTCGAGAAAAAATGA
- the gyrA gene encoding DNA gyrase subunit A — protein sequence MAKSKKSDKDQGKLEFEQVKSTEIVSMMKDSYIDYAMSVIVSRALPDVRDGLKPVQRRVLYVMLEEGLRHTAKYRKSATVVGSALGRYHPHGDSSVYDTMVRLAQDFTLRYPLVQGQGNFGSIDGDSAAAMRYTEARLSRIGEATLEDIDKNTVDFVENYDGTRKEPSVLPSPLPQLLLNGSLGIAVGMATNIPPHNLGEVCDALAYLLDEPKATTEDLFQFIKGPDFPLGGEIFDRREIIAAYSQGKGPIVCRGKAEIIQNEKTDRYQIIITEIPYQVQKSSLLEQIAALVTEKKIDGVKDVRDESDKDGMRITIDLTREAQPQKVLNRLYKFTALQRTFHLNMLALVDGIQPEVLNLPDVLTHFLNHRRQVITRRTQFELDKAKERAHILEGLVKCLADIDEVIRIIRKSENREDARNNLMKRFKIDEIQANAILETKLAALAKLEREKIDNELKELLAKIKDYTGILNSPARIKAVMKKEFIQIKETYGDDRRTKVYAHKIGEISEADLIPDEEVAITLTNSGYIKRIDPTTYKIQKRGGKGIIGLKTVGDDIVEQSLIANTHDRILFFTDTGRVFQTLAYEIPEGARVAKGRALVNFLELGPEEKVLYTMSLGKSLTDKEKAAKAKEGQDNNDKYLLIVTKNGVAKKTSLDEFDNIRRSGLIAITLKKGDLLRKVSKTGGGDEIIVVTKKGQSVRFKESQARPMGRQAAGIKAITLKRGDEVVGMDVVPAKPAVGADGKPLERLVLVVMENGYGKRTNIKEYRMQNRGGSGIKVAEITAKTGDLVTSFMLTDEEELMVISKKGQVIRVPIEGISKLSRATQGVRIMRLDEGDKVASASCI from the coding sequence ATGGCTAAATCGAAAAAATCGGATAAAGACCAGGGAAAACTGGAGTTTGAGCAAGTCAAATCGACCGAGATAGTTTCAATGATGAAGGATTCATACATTGATTACGCGATGTCGGTGATTGTGTCGCGGGCTTTGCCTGATGTGCGCGACGGGTTAAAACCCGTTCAACGCCGCGTTTTATATGTGATGCTCGAGGAAGGGTTGCGCCACACGGCCAAATATCGCAAATCGGCCACGGTGGTCGGCTCCGCTTTGGGCCGTTATCATCCTCACGGCGATAGCTCGGTTTATGACACGATGGTGCGTTTGGCGCAGGATTTCACTTTGAGATATCCCTTGGTGCAGGGCCAAGGCAACTTTGGGTCGATTGACGGCGATTCGGCCGCGGCGATGCGCTATACCGAAGCCCGCTTGTCGCGCATCGGCGAGGCGACTCTTGAAGATATTGATAAAAATACGGTTGATTTTGTTGAAAATTATGATGGCACCCGCAAGGAGCCGTCGGTTTTGCCGTCGCCTTTGCCGCAGCTTTTATTGAACGGTTCGCTGGGTATCGCCGTGGGTATGGCTACCAACATCCCGCCGCATAATTTGGGCGAGGTTTGCGACGCGCTGGCTTATTTGCTTGACGAACCCAAAGCGACCACGGAAGATTTGTTCCAATTCATCAAGGGGCCCGATTTTCCGCTGGGCGGCGAAATTTTTGACCGTCGCGAAATCATCGCGGCTTATTCGCAAGGCAAGGGGCCGATTGTTTGCCGCGGCAAAGCCGAAATCATTCAGAACGAAAAAACCGACCGTTACCAAATCATCATCACCGAAATTCCTTATCAGGTTCAGAAGTCGAGTTTGCTGGAACAAATTGCCGCGCTGGTTACGGAAAAGAAGATCGACGGCGTGAAAGATGTGCGCGATGAATCGGACAAGGATGGTATGCGGATTACCATTGATTTGACGCGCGAGGCCCAGCCGCAAAAGGTTTTAAACCGGCTTTATAAATTTACCGCGCTGCAGCGGACATTTCATTTGAATATGCTGGCTTTGGTGGACGGTATTCAACCGGAAGTTTTGAATCTGCCCGATGTTTTGACGCATTTTTTGAATCATCGCCGGCAGGTGATCACCCGCCGCACGCAATTTGAACTGGACAAAGCCAAAGAACGGGCGCATATTTTGGAAGGTTTGGTGAAATGTTTGGCCGATATCGATGAAGTGATCCGCATTATCCGCAAATCGGAAAATCGCGAGGACGCCCGCAATAATTTGATGAAACGCTTTAAGATCGACGAAATCCAAGCCAACGCGATTTTGGAAACCAAACTGGCGGCGCTGGCCAAGCTTGAACGGGAGAAGATTGATAACGAATTGAAAGAATTGCTGGCGAAGATCAAAGATTATACCGGCATTTTGAACAGTCCGGCCAGGATTAAAGCGGTGATGAAAAAAGAATTTATTCAAATCAAGGAAACCTATGGCGATGACCGCCGCACCAAAGTCTATGCCCATAAAATCGGCGAGATTTCCGAGGCGGATCTTATTCCCGACGAAGAAGTGGCGATCACTTTGACGAATTCGGGTTATATCAAACGCATCGACCCCACGACTTACAAGATTCAAAAACGGGGCGGCAAGGGTATCATCGGTTTGAAGACCGTGGGCGATGACATTGTTGAGCAGTCGCTGATCGCCAACACGCACGACCGGATATTATTCTTCACGGATACGGGCCGGGTTTTCCAGACGCTTGCTTATGAAATTCCCGAAGGCGCGCGCGTGGCCAAGGGCCGGGCGCTGGTTAATTTTTTGGAATTGGGGCCGGAAGAAAAAGTGCTTTACACGATGTCTTTGGGAAAATCGTTGACCGACAAAGAAAAAGCCGCGAAAGCCAAAGAAGGGCAGGATAACAACGATAAATATCTTCTGATTGTTACCAAAAACGGCGTGGCCAAAAAGACCAGTCTTGACGAATTCGACAATATCCGGCGCTCGGGTTTGATCGCGATTACTTTGAAAAAAGGCGATTTATTGCGCAAAGTTTCCAAAACCGGCGGCGGCGACGAGATTATCGTGGTTACCAAAAAAGGCCAGTCGGTGCGTTTCAAGGAAAGCCAGGCGCGGCCGATGGGCCGCCAAGCCGCGGGGATTAAAGCAATAACTCTGAAGCGCGGCGATGAAGTGGTGGGAATGGATGTGGTGCCGGCGAAACCCGCTGTCGGCGCCGACGGCAAGCCGCTTGAAAGGCTGGTGTTGGTCGTGATGGAAAACGGTTACGGCAAGCGCACCAACATCAAGGAATACCGGATGCAAAACCGCGGCGGTTCGGGCATCAAGGTTGCCGAGATCACGGCCAAGACCGGCGATCTGGTGACTTCGTTTATGCTCACCGACGAGGAAGAGCTGATGGTGATTTCCAAAAAGGGCCAAGTGATCCGCGTGCCGATCGAAGGCATTTCCAAGTTGTCGCGGGCCACGCAGGGCGTGCGCATAATGCGCCTCGACGAAGGGGACAAAGTGGCCAGCGCCAGTTGCATATAA
- a CDS encoding MBL fold metallo-hydrolase — MQIIWHGQSCFELIIAKGKGEHITVLADPLNEAKTGLRSFKTDAQVVLLTNHDYTADPSDIKKAAAGAFVVDGPGEYEIKDIYIRGINSNFGKTAEALAQTGKEGSVIYTIETEEMKLCHLGNLKEAELTQGQIEKIGNIDILMFPVGDGQKIGAKDALKIVSQIEPSIAIPMNYEIPKLKLDAGNLKEFLKAAGVGQLEPLPKLTIKKKEIAAEEAKIIVLNP, encoded by the coding sequence ATGCAAATAATTTGGCACGGGCAATCTTGTTTTGAATTGATTATCGCCAAGGGCAAGGGGGAGCACATCACGGTTTTGGCGGATCCTTTAAATGAAGCCAAAACCGGTTTGAGATCTTTCAAAACCGATGCCCAGGTGGTTTTGCTGACCAATCATGATTACACCGCCGATCCGTCCGACATAAAAAAAGCCGCGGCCGGCGCTTTTGTCGTTGACGGGCCGGGGGAATACGAAATAAAAGATATTTATATCCGGGGAATCAATTCCAATTTCGGCAAAACCGCGGAAGCGCTCGCGCAGACGGGCAAAGAAGGCAGCGTGATCTATACCATTGAAACCGAAGAGATGAAGCTTTGCCATTTGGGGAATCTGAAAGAAGCGGAATTGACGCAAGGGCAGATAGAAAAGATCGGCAACATCGATATTTTGATGTTTCCCGTGGGCGACGGCCAAAAGATTGGCGCCAAAGACGCGCTCAAGATTGTGTCGCAGATCGAACCCAGCATTGCCATTCCGATGAATTATGAAATTCCGAAATTGAAACTCGATGCCGGCAACCTTAAAGAATTTTTGAAAGCCGCCGGAGTGGGACAACTTGAGCCGTTGCCGAAATTGACGATCAAGAAAAAAGAAATCGCGGCCGAAGAAGCGAAAATCATCGTGCTGAACCCGTAA
- a CDS encoding AAA family ATPase — protein MIIGVTGNNGSGKDTFAQYIVSNKGFIHISLSDFIREETARQGLELARHNLHDVGNRMREISGPGILAKLALDRMDESKNYVVTSIRNPNEIKELKKAGNFILTAVDAPVETRFKRIIDRNRKNEKEIISFEEFKKFEADELESQLSSSQQIKECVEMANFTVDNDCDIADFPGRIESVYIEIQDYLRKGK, from the coding sequence ATGATTATCGGCGTTACGGGGAACAATGGTTCGGGGAAAGATACGTTTGCGCAATATATCGTTTCCAACAAAGGATTCATTCATATTTCGCTTTCGGATTTCATCCGCGAAGAAACCGCGCGGCAGGGATTGGAGTTGGCGCGGCACAATCTGCACGATGTGGGCAACCGGATGCGTGAAATTTCCGGTCCGGGGATCCTTGCCAAGCTTGCTTTGGACCGGATGGATGAAAGCAAAAATTATGTTGTCACCAGCATCAGAAATCCAAATGAAATCAAGGAACTCAAGAAAGCCGGCAATTTTATTTTGACGGCGGTTGACGCTCCCGTTGAAACGAGATTCAAGCGGATAATCGACAGGAATCGCAAGAACGAAAAGGAGATCATCAGTTTCGAGGAGTTTAAGAAGTTTGAAGCCGATGAGCTGGAATCGCAACTGTCGTCAAGCCAGCAGATAAAAGAATGCGTTGAAATGGCCAACTTTACGGTTGATAACGATTGCGATATCGCGGATTTCCCCGGAAGGATCGAAAGCGTCTATATTGAAATTCAAGATTATTTGCGCAAAGGAAAATAA
- a CDS encoding CDP-archaeol synthase encodes MDFDFIFLISCLYFFLPAYFANMTPPLLRNAKAFDFFAKPVDFGKSWRGKRIFGDHKTWRGLIGAMAVGAGVALLQWWLYKFSWAIELSILDYKSVNLWAFAFLISGGAVTGDLAAAFIKRRLNLAPGASFMPWDQTNYVIGSFIFLEPYIGRYLSGDLIVWPAVFIMTFFLHLLFNRFGYDLGLHKAKW; translated from the coding sequence ATGGATTTTGATTTTATTTTTTTAATTTCGTGCTTGTATTTCTTTTTGCCGGCATATTTTGCCAATATGACGCCGCCTTTGCTTAGGAACGCGAAGGCATTTGATTTTTTCGCCAAGCCGGTTGATTTTGGCAAGAGCTGGCGGGGCAAGCGGATATTCGGGGATCATAAAACCTGGCGCGGTTTGATCGGAGCCATGGCGGTGGGCGCGGGCGTAGCGCTGTTGCAATGGTGGCTGTATAAATTTTCCTGGGCCATAGAGCTTTCGATTCTCGACTACAAATCGGTAAATCTCTGGGCGTTCGCTTTCTTGATTTCCGGCGGAGCGGTGACCGGGGATTTGGCCGCGGCGTTTATCAAGCGGCGGTTGAATTTGGCGCCGGGCGCGTCGTTTATGCCCTGGGACCAGACTAACTATGTGATCGGCAGTTTTATTTTTCTGGAGCCTTACATCGGCCGTTATTTGTCCGGCGATTTGATTGTGTGGCCGGCGGTTTTCATAATGACATTCTTTTTGCATCTATTGTTCAATCGATTCGGGTATGATTTGGGATTGCATAAAGCAAAATGGTAA
- a CDS encoding PHP domain-containing protein produces the protein MIKCDLHIHSKYSFDGMADPKKIVDLAVKRGIQCIAVADHGNINGSLKAAEYAKKNNLPILIIISEEVKSKSGDILGLNIKESIPDHLSAEESIARIHGQGGLAIVAHPFGLWCGFKDNLENYLGQIDGIEILNSSVFSGNETAAAFAKKHNLPFTAGSDAHFANHFIGKTWLELPLDYSPTLTAETVIAAIKQKKGAAGGKMASFIEKAIDHPFRTLAKLKSLVKK, from the coding sequence ATGATCAAGTGCGACCTGCATATCCACAGCAAATATTCGTTCGACGGCATGGCCGATCCCAAGAAGATCGTCGATCTGGCCGTTAAGCGCGGGATTCAATGCATTGCCGTCGCCGACCACGGCAACATCAACGGTTCGTTAAAAGCCGCCGAATACGCCAAAAAAAATAATCTGCCCATTCTCATTATAATCTCTGAAGAGGTTAAATCCAAATCCGGCGATATCCTCGGGCTTAATATCAAAGAATCGATCCCCGACCACTTATCGGCCGAAGAATCGATCGCGCGCATCCACGGCCAAGGCGGCCTGGCCATCGTGGCCCACCCTTTCGGGTTGTGGTGCGGCTTTAAAGACAATCTGGAAAATTATCTTGGCCAAATCGACGGCATTGAAATTTTAAACTCTTCGGTATTCAGCGGCAACGAAACCGCGGCGGCGTTCGCGAAAAAGCACAACCTGCCGTTTACCGCCGGCTCCGACGCGCATTTTGCCAACCATTTCATCGGTAAAACTTGGCTGGAATTGCCGCTTGATTATTCGCCAACTCTCACCGCGGAAACGGTTATCGCCGCGATCAAACAAAAAAAAGGCGCGGCTGGCGGCAAAATGGCCTCGTTTATCGAAAAAGCCATCGACCACCCTTTCCGCACCCTGGCGAAACTGAAAAGTTTAGTAAAAAAATAA
- a CDS encoding YraN family protein, producing the protein MANTKITGARGEKIAADYLRSRGYRILERNYFLRASHGPKIAEVDIIAKKRDVFAFVEVKTIKANNKFLAQDKVNETKKWKIAKAAEMWLIKNRIPLNSKWQIDVIAVELLPDDRSMLVQKLLGPKFKLSHFENVSGG; encoded by the coding sequence ATGGCAAATACCAAAATAACCGGGGCGCGGGGTGAAAAAATCGCGGCGGATTATCTGCGAAGCAGGGGATACCGAATTTTGGAGAGAAATTATTTCTTGCGCGCGTCGCACGGTCCCAAAATCGCCGAAGTGGATATTATTGCCAAAAAACGCGATGTTTTCGCGTTCGTGGAGGTGAAGACCATCAAAGCCAACAACAAATTTTTGGCGCAGGATAAAGTTAATGAAACGAAAAAATGGAAGATCGCCAAAGCCGCGGAAATGTGGCTGATAAAGAATCGAATTCCGCTTAATTCCAAATGGCAAATCGATGTGATTGCCGTGGAGCTTTTGCCCGACGACCGTTCAATGTTGGTGCAAAAACTCCTCGGCCCCAAATTCAAGCTCTCGCATTTTGAAAATGTGTCCGGCGGTTGA